From Alligator mississippiensis isolate rAllMis1 chromosome 1, rAllMis1, whole genome shotgun sequence:
TGGACTACAACTACCAAATACGACAGGGGACAGTGAGCATGGAGATTGAATGATCATCCCAGGTGAAGAATACCTCATAAGAAAAGGCTAGGAAGGATGCACAGCCGGTTTCCATGCTGTTTTTTCTTGAAGATAAAGCACCTGGTTCTGCAAGGCTGCTAACCTCTTCATAAACACCACATCTACAAGAGGACTGTACATGCACATAAGTACCAATTCAATTTGATAAAGAAATCTTACCTGATTGGCAGCACCATCCCCATATAAAGTTAAGCAGATTTCATCCTTGCCAAAGTACTTACAGGCCAAGGCAATGCCAGCCCCAAGAGGAACCTATAGTGAAATCACAACATACAAATCTAGTAAATTAAATCTTCacattttcccaagcaggaagcaactgtgaccacctgaaacctgagatcctgctcctgcctttgtttcaaggtaatttgtatcgtcacagatcctcacaggtgAGAGACTTCacaccagctatgaactgactgcccagaggagttttccatctattgactcctttgtgaaatcctatgaaacatgaactttcatttctacccaggagaacttttacaatcttttctccaatgcctgacaaagggcatttgtgcccgaaaccttgcaaataaagaatttttttttgaaaaatctcattggtctaataaaagatatcatctctattacaagtcctgattgcctttagTAAATTAAACTGACATTTAAGAGCGCTACTTAGAAAGTCAGAGAAAAccaactgtgaactacaaaaaaaaaaaatcaatgaaatagATAACAAGTGTAGCTATAAAGGCTTTTTCGCTATTTCCTAGAGACACAGTGGCAATAGTTTAGTCTTTGCCTCATTCTGTTTGCTTCAGTTAGCAAATGTTTAAGTGGAACCCTATTTAGAGTAAATAAAAACTACAGATTTATTAGCTACAcagagcaacagcagctgcaagTAAACTCACAGCAAGAAAGAGAAACTTGCAAAACTAAATTGCAAGATGCTAAAAAGCACATCCCGTATCATGTACACATACCTGAGCACCAACGATGCCATTCCCACCATAGAAGTTCTTGGCATACATGTGCATCgatcctccttttcccttagCACAGCCACCTTTTcgaccttaaaaaaaaaccaaaacaaaataacttTTGGCCATGTTGGGCCTGACTCTAACCTCGGTGGGATTTTTGTAACCAGGTGTAGCTAGATCCATTCTGTTTAAGGAGTAAAATTAAAACTCCCAAGATTTGATTCTTGTTAAAtcactaaaaaaatattttcaagagaCATTTAGTAGGAAATTCTGGCCTTCCGAAACCAAACATCAAACTTGCATTCACTTCAGTTGGGTGAGGATTTCTACCTATTTTTTTCTCAATTTAAAATAACTGGTCCAAAACAATGTAAGTTAAGTGTTCTAATTTACATATTCAGTTTAAGTTTAGAATATTATTGCAGAGCGTGTTAAGCTACAATTTAAGTCAACAGCTTCATTATCAGCGTAAAATAATTCTTACATAATCCTTACATTGCTCCTGTACCCCTAGATACCCCAACAGAACCAGGCAAATAGTGTCCCTGTCTCACAGCTGTTACATTTTAACTGCATTACAAGACACTTCAGTAAGTACCACAAACAGAGCAGAAGGTAATGGAGAAGTAATTATCAGCACCTGAAATGCTGAATGACATTAATGAGATTTTAAGGCACTTACTGAGTGAGCCTGGATAAATCCTAGCATCCTATTACACCTCATCATTATCATCAAGCAAAGTAAAAGATCCTATTTCTCTGTGGTCCAAAACCAACCCAACACTGACATAAAAATAGCACTAGCCACAACAAAGTTTATCTTTCAGGAACCAAATTTGAACACTGATGTTTTCCTGACAAGTTTAGTCCTAACTAACTGTCCCATCTGCACAGCAGCAACTAGCATAATAGGAATCTCACATTCCAGTCAAGTCATCCTTGACAATTCACTCTTGCAATTATAGACAAAGCACTCTACCACATCTCCTCTGAAGACAAAAACAGAAATGTATAGCTCAGGGACAGAGTTAAAATGAAACAGTCTAGTCTACATGGTAAGACTGTAAACACAGCATGAGTAAAACATGGGCCAGCAGCATAGTTGCTACAGTCCAGATGGCGTAGCGAAAGCTACCATAACAAGGTATACTCTTCAAAATAAGACAGAGTTTATGGTATCTAAAAAGGCTTGCAGAAGTGATGGTGAGAAAAAAAGAGCTACAGTTTACATTATTCTAAATAAGAGGTTATATCTGAATATTAAACTTACAGGGTGAGTATAACAGGGTATCATGAGAGATCACAATGACAATGACCTATTTTGTCAAATTACTGAGCTGACCTCCCGTATCCCAACAAATTTCATAGAGCAACAATTTAAATATGGGGAAGGTCAAACTGCAGTTGCAGCAGAGCAGTGGTAGCAGTGCCATTTTATTGGACAGAGACCTGTAAGCTCAGCAAGGATCTCTCGGACCGAAGTTCCACGTGTGAAGGTGTAGCCATGGGCTCGGTAAGCTGTTATCAAGTGATCTGTGGGTTTTATGGCAGCCTCAAGTCCTACACAGCAAGCTTCCTGCGGTAAAGACAAAAGTAAGCGTGACAACAGTGACAGACATGAGACTCCTACAAACAGTTCCTGTAGCTGAGAGCTGGGACCAAGGACTTGCATCTATATATAAAGGGAAATAGAAGCACCATGCACAGGCAACTCCCTTGGATCCAAAAGAAGCACTACACTTATAATAGATCAGGGCTAGTTCCTGGAAAGGCAGAGGTTGCAACAATGTCAGACTTTCTCAGTAGGCgggtagcaaagcactgaaacaggctacccagagaggctgtgaaatctccatctttggaggtttttaaaacccagctagacaaaactttgggtgggatgatctaattCGGAGTGGTCCTGTTTTGAACacggggttgaactagatgacttcctggggtcccttccaatccttgttttctatgattccaaTTACAGCCTGCACAGACTTGTAGCCAGCGTGGCTTTCTCTACCCATGTAACCATCCAGTTGTGGTGGGTGTGAAGAGAGCAGCACTCAACTGGCTTTCTATTCATGAAAAGTGCAGGCATAATCAGAAGTGAAAGGAAGATAGGGACACATTTTTTTATATCATGTAAAACAGACCAAGCTTGGGTTCTCACGTACAATAGCAGTAGCGGAGCATTAATGAATCAACTGAAATTTAAGACTAAGGTATTTTTCATAGAAAGTTGCTAAAATTTTAACTCCCCTTATTCAGACACTTACACTAatcacagcaaaacaaaagcacaCTTTGTGAAGCTGCTTAGCAGATCTCTCACCTGACCATCATATAAATGGCAGAAGCCACGAATAATCTTCTGCTTATATAGCTGATCTGCCTTCAACTCCATGCGGCGAATGGTCTGCATAGTCTTGTAGTAATGAAGCCCCTCTTCCCGAGTCAGCACTGCCGTGACAGGAGGTCCCTCTTCCAGGCGATGGAGATCACATTTCTGCAAAGACAGTCAAGGAGGTAGGTCCACAAACTGCATATTCCTGTTTGCCACTTTTAGCATTAAAGCCTACTTGAATCATTGGTTATTTTCAAGTTCAAGCCCAAATAAAACCTAAATACACCAAACTCAAGCATTTGTGCCACTTCTAACCTTGGTGCCTGTTACAAAAGATCTTGCTTTTGTTGGGAATAGGCTTCCATTCTTAGTACTCAGCTACCTGTCAGGCATGGATGGAATTGAAATGATCACAAAATGCTGACAATGCATTTCATCATAATCATTTCTGGAGTTTCTTCCTGCTCAAAATTCCTCTAGCTCAGATCTAGCAGAGGAGTTGAGCAAAGCAAAACTTTATAAAATGATTCACCTTTCACAGGAGAACATGGAGCCAATTTTTATAGGGTccaacagtggttttcagccagggtgctgctgccacatcaACCAGGTGGAACTGCCCTGTGTGCCTTGTGCAAAGTCAGACGAGCAAGCATGCACTCTTGCCTGCATTATGGTTATTTGATACAACTAAAGCAGGCAGGTGCACCAGTCCCATCACAGCCGTTCCTGATCCCACCCCAAATGGCATTTCCCAGACACAGAAGCATATGAAGCAagcatagatttcacagacattagggctggaagggacctcggaagatcatcaagtccagccccctgcccaaagggcagaaagtcggctggggtcataggatcccagcaagataagcatccaaatttcacTTGAAGGCGTTCAACATAGGTGCATGAACCAcatccggtggcaggctattccagaccttgggggctcggacagtgaagaaattcttccttatgtccagcctgaaagggtcttgcaggagtttataaccattcaaccttgtcatcccttggcgcgctctggtgaacaattgttcccccagatcctggtgaacacccctgataaatttataggtggccatcagatcgcccctgagtctgcgcttttccaggtcccagggctctcagcctgtcatcgcaaggtctgttttcctgacctctgatcatgcgcgtggctcttctctggactctctcaagcctctcatatcatttttgaattgaggaactcaaaactggacacagtactccagctgtggcctcaccaaggccgagtacaatgggagaatgacgtcctgggatttgcctgagaagcatctatggatgcaagccagctttttgcttgctttactagccgcagcatcgcactgcaggctcatattcatcttgcggtaagtccctttcatccgtagtgctaaccagcgtagcactgccgagcctataaggatctgcaggtttttcctcccaaggtggagaaccttgcatttttcggtgttaaacactatcaggttctcatccatccATTTCTTGAGcttgtcaaccaccaccctctgggtccgaccatggagccaattcctcagccagagGATCATGgcggacccaaggccacagttgtccagttttgccaagaggtgatcgtgggataccagatcgaaggcttttttgaagtcaagatatatgacgtcaatctcctctcccttgtccaggtgataggtcacccggtcgtaaaaggagataagattggtcaagcaagacctacccgcaacaaacctgtgctggctgtccctcaggaagttgccattggccagtctgttgagaatggcctctttaataatcttttctaagaccttccccaggatagaggtcaggctgatgggcctgtagtttgccagatccactttcctccctttcttgaagataggcaccacactgaccttcttccaatcttcaggcacttcaaaagagcgccaggagttctcgaagatctgtgccaggggctaggctatgatgctagccagctccttgagtaccctggggtgtagactgtcagggccagctgacttgaaggtgtccagcctctcaaggtgttccttcacgaggtcagcactgatggagggcagggaatctccctcacccaggcccaCCTATCCtgtagtgggcaggggtgtcttGTGCAACTGATGAaaaaccgacacaaagtacccatttaataggctggctttttcctgggcgttggttgtcagttgttccatctggtttagcgggggtccaacgttgcccttgcttttcctccagctctccacatatctaaaaaaggactttttattttccttgatacttgtaactagttggagttccatcgcagccttggctttcctggttcactcctgGTTGAGAAGAAACGTCttgtgcctctgtttctgggaggaatGGGAATGGCAGGACTGAGAAGAGCCGCAACAAGAGCAAGCCCTCCTGCCTAATGCAGACAGGAATATGAgctcttgctgcagcccttcTCAATCTGGCTGCGCCCAAGATGAGCAGGGCAGTTCCATCTGGCCACAGCGGCATCACATTGAGGGCACCCCTTCCTGACACTTTAATTTGGTGACATTTGGGCGCAGAATCAAATCTGAAAGAGCTAAGAACTATGGCAATAACTACTGTCAGCTCAATCCTACCCCATCCCACCCATGCAAATCTATGCAGAAGGTTAATAAGTCTCAGGAAAGTTTAAAAAGTTCTTTTGCTTTTTCACATACTGAATAGGTATCAATTCTGAAATCCTCCCAAGCAAAGTCTTCTGGTTATGGACAAACACAATGGGCCTTTTTTACGCTCTACCATGGCAAGATGAACAACAATCCTTGTACCGAAGTCTCAGAAATATTCAATTTACTTACCTTAATTTCAAATGTTGCCTCGCTTGCAAAGTCTGCATAGGTACGAGATGCCACCACCACCCGGGCTacctttgaaaacaaaacaaatacaggCATGTACTACTTAGGCTCAGAACTAGTCATCAACTAAAGAACATCCAGTCATTATTATGTCATACATATAATATTTTAACACAAGTGATTCGTGAATTAAGCACCATTCAGTGTCTACCCAGGGCAACAATGGATTTATTAATTTGTACAACTATTTAAATCCTGGAACTCCTTTTGACttgaattttatttcttttaaacagTGAAGATTGGGTGTGTTCTTAAATTTAAAATGGTCACCAATATCTAAATAAAAAGATTAGGTTTCTGAAGATATTACATAAGAAGTAAGACTGTCCATCTGAAAGGACAGCTATCTGTATCAGTATGAATTTAATTCCACAAAAAACAGCAATATTTTATAAGGAAGGCAGGAAATTTCAGAAATGCAGACAGCTCTTGCCATTTCACTTAGTTAACAGCTTCTGTCTTCTCCAAGACCTGTCTGATTGACCTGGAAGGATTTTTGGATTACAATTATTCACTTCTCGGGACCACCAAGAACCAGAGTGGAGAAACAACAGGTGGATGAATGAAGAGTGAAGATGGGATTATAGACAGTTTGGAAACAAGGTAAAAATAAGGGTGAGGCATCATAGAAACCAAAGGGTTGGAAAAAAAGTTCAAGAAGGAAATTTTAAAGTAGAACtggtaatatattttttttaaagtgtgcacTAATTAGGAACCTAATTTACACTTTGTACTCCTGTGTAATACCCACCCATAAATTATGTTGATACATCATGTAATGACAAAGCAACAATGCAGATGTGATTATTATCTACATACTCACTGTACATGCAGCacagaaaacacattttatatttgGCTCCAAAGCCCAGGCTGTTATACATTTATCATTTCAAAGGTCTCTCATCTCTCTTATCTCTCTCAATTCCAAAGGTCTCTCACAGATCATTGGGGcgggacctgatgatcttccgaggtcccttccagccttacaatctacaatctatgaatatctaTTTGTTGTAAGAGCTATATAGTATTTAATTATCTTATCCCTCAACCCTTAACCACCTCTTCCTCTCCAGATCCTGTAgatttccatttttctttgtaaaaaaaatccTACAGATGTTTATTTTCTGCTATGACTGTAGGCTCCCAAAAAATCTATTAAAACAGTTTATGCTACCTTTTAACTGATTTTCTAATTCTAAAACAAGCAGGTGAAATATTCTgtacagaaaatggcagcacaCACAAAAAGCCAGGGTGTAGCACCAGTGACCTCTTAAGAAAAATGCAGTCCTTGGACTGTAATTCTATGGAGTTTCTACTCATATAAACTAACCTTGTAACTAGGGGTCTTGACTTGTTACTTAATCAATTTTAATCTCTCTTACACCCAAAATTATTTTGAAGTTACTGCATGTATACAGAGAATTAGCAGTTGTAATCCAATTAATCCTACCCTACCTTTCAATCTTCACATCCCACTCGACCACATTTTATCCAAAATAACCAAAATCTTATGTGCTCTAACACAACCCAGGATACATgtagctggagtgctgtgtccagttttgggctctgcgaTTCCGGGGGGATGTGGAGAGGTTTGGCAGAGTGCGggggagggccacatgcatgatcagaggtcaggaaaacaggccttatgatgggAGACTAGgggccatgggactcttcagcctagaaaagcgcaggctcaggggtgatctggtggccgcctataggTTTGTCAGGGGtactcatcaggatctgggggaatgtctgttcaccagagctccccaagggatgacaagatcaaacggtcacaaactccgtcacaactgattcaggctggacacagggaagaacttctttgctgtctgagcccccagggtttggaatagactgccgccagaggctGTTCAAgtacccactttgaatgccttcatgatacatttggatgcttattttgctgggatcctatgatccctgactttctgcccctggggcagggggctggactcgatgatcctctggggtcccttccagcccgaatgtccatgaaactatgaaactccccaatgatttttttcatgatttaaaaaGGGCATGGACCTTTTGACACTCATTTCATTCCTACTTGTTTCTTTAAAATTTAATGGCTGAGATGTTGGGCATTCATTTTGGTTTATATTTCATAAACGCTGATTTTTCTCTGAATGTTTTGAATAGACCAAATGATATCTCTTGTTTTTGTTTAGTTAAAATCCTCAGCCAAATTCATTGCCTTAGCACCAATATCACTGATGTCACTTAACACAATTTTGTGATCTATTCCGGTAGTCTGCAGAAGGAATACAGAATTGATTTTGTATTAAAATGAATATCGTTTTATCGTTTTGGTCCCTCAAACTGAGAATTAGATTGAAGAACAGAACAAATAAccctcattttttaaatctgaaaatccTTTAGATCCAAAACCATTCTGAGGTAGcctaaaatattttaatctttCCTTAACATAATAGGAGTGAATGTGAAGCCATTTGAATAAATGCAGAACACTAATTTAAATGAGCAAAATGTAGCAACATGATCAGTGCTTCCTACCCAATTTATTTCTGGAGTTCAATAAGCCAGGAGTTAAAGGTTAAATCAAAAGGCTTTAGTAAGCTTGTGTGAAAAGTTTTAATGTACGGCCACTTCAGTTAACATAAGCCTTACCTCACTAACAGCTCCCTAGGGTAGCAGCAGTTggaggaaacaaaagaaaaaagagtcaACAAACATAATAAAGCAGTTACAAAAAAGGGACCACAATAAACTTCCATTGAAATAAAACAATTACAGTTTCACTCATCCATGGATGCACATCAAGCCTAGCTCTTTCTTGCCTAGAATGTTAAGTCATTCACACCTATGCAGGCTGAAGGCAAAAGTAAGTGCTATTCTTGTTTGAAAGTGCTTTAATACTTACTATGCTTAGGTAAGTATTAACTCAAGTAACAACTCCTAAGCCCAGAAAGAATTGGACCTAAAAGTTTTCAAACCTGGAGCCTAAAAATCTTTTAGTTGCTGAATAAAACACAGGTGTAAATTTATTACACCTGGGAGGATCTGTTGGCAGTTATACCATCCCTGAGGCAACCCATATCAATCTAATTGACCACTTGTCTTTTCACAGGTTGTAAAAGCAGGTTTGCTGTGTAAGAGCTGCGCAGCATTGGAGAGAAAGACCACTGAAAAGCTGCCCTTTCTTCAGGTCCAGATGGAATCTACcgcatacatttaaaaaacaaaatggcactttaactTATAAGAGCCCATATGTTCATTGCCTTTGCTAAAGATTAATCATTGTGAAAACAAAGTAATAAATGTTTAAATATTGTACCTTTGGTGATAGCTTATGTTAAATAACCGAAAGTGTATTTAGTTAAAGTCACAATTCTTAATTAAAAGGTGTTTCTGACCTTCACAAAACTGACAGCTGTATTGCTAACTGACAAAAGCAGTATAGAATCTCACccataaagaaaattaaaagccTGTTTTCTATCCTGTTTTAATTAATTCAAAGTTTGGAAAGTTTCACAAATGTTTTTATAATGTAATTCGTAAAGCTactttttcctcttctgtttgCAAGAAAGGGCTGTTTGCTACTTGCACTTTCTGCACTCCAGAACTGATAGAACGTAAGCAAACCAACTTTGTCATCCATATTATCCCAAGCTCTCAAATGGGCATTAACTAGAAATCCAAAATCTAAACTATTTCATTGTCCTGAATTTAAATATATCTTAACTTTGCTGCTAGCACTGTGAACATAAGGAATCTGGTATATATACACAACACAGGAGAAGACAGGAAAAAAGCCACAAGTGGAGTTGCAACAGAAACAGCCATAGGGTAAAGAAGAAAAGGCAGACACCTAAAAGATAATTCTCTGCTCCTACTCATGTTCTCATTCCATAATCTTGGAAGTTTATGACCAGTGAATCAGGTGAGCAAATCTGAACAGCAGACAGGAATTTCATTGGTCCTGCAAAGCAAATAAGTAGGAGCAGAAACCTGATCCAGAAACACTGGATTTCCTTTTTCATAGTATGTCCAAAAATATATTCAGTGCTATCCAGTAATTTACCAAGTCATAAGATGCATACCTGCTAAAATGAGCTAGGAAGCCGGATGACATATGGGCAAATGGGTGTGCTGCACAGAAGGCAGGAGAAGGACACGCTAGGACATTCCCTCCATCTCATTTACCTACATTTTACTTTTCCCAGCCCTTGAACATGACCCATTTTTAGTTACAGCCCATTTCTCTACTGTGATTTCCCTCCATACCTTACCTATCCATCACAGTAATTATTTAATGACCTTCAGCAAATCACTTCACCTTGGGATTTAGGTTTTCTGTAATTATATTTAACTCTTCTGAAAAGCATTTTGAAATACATTGTGCAAATGTTATATTAGAGCTAGGTATTATTACTTCTGCCACCTTCAATTTTTAACCAGCTAAAACCTTGTTCTTGTTAAAGTTCTCCTATCTATCAGAGACCCTATCCAGACTCAAGCATGCTCTCTACCCAACAGGCCCAATTCTAATATATGTCAAAAGTTACTGTTGTTGGAGTCAGAGGGATATAAAACCGATGGAAGAGATGAAAGTCAGACATGTTATCATCATGTCTCCTCTGATATCATTTGTCCACTAGATTCTTGCCCTGCAACGAGTGATCCATAAAAGTAGTTTCTCTAAGGCCCTGGCTACGTAAACTGGGGAAGAAGGGTGCAGAGTCAGCGCAGAACAGGTTGTGAAGGCAGCATAATATGGCAGCATGGGAATTTTCTAACTCAGTGTTCAAAAACCTTAGATGGACACAAGGAGGCTGAATATATTCTTTTGCAGACACAAAAATCTCCTAATACAGTGACGGAGGGGAAGCCCAAAATCAAGTTTCACAAAGACACcaccaagaaaaagaaatcatttaTAAATACTGAATCTCCCCAATagcaatattattttaaaatttatacacccacaaaaaaaataaaggggaaTGACTAGATATAGGAAATGGTGATATTTTCTGTGCATAACATTATTTTAAGATGTATAAACAAGCTGGAAAAACAGAGAAGGTTATTCCCTCATCTCTTTCGATTTTAGAGATAGAGCAATAATCTGCAAGAAAATAAGGTAAACATCACACttatctgaattttttttagtaACCAATGTTTTTAAATTTACCCTTTTTGTTAGCACTTTAGACTCTCCTGCCAAAACATCTGTCACCTTAGTCCTCCAATTCCTTTCTTTtcattacaggcagtccttgacttgtaagtgcaaaatgttgcaaCTCGAAATGTTGcaacatttataaactgacaccctgtttcaactttctaacgtcagtttcgactttacaacgcttgatctgatgtgataccacaccagtgaacaagttcgctgcatcactcatctccctggagaacatctgtccaaacttccttggacactttctttaagaaagcagacaagactccagaaaaacctgcagccaagactcctgagaagactccagccaagaacccttcaaaaagtccaaccaagagcccttcaaaaagtccagcagtcacctcaaagaagtccttccaaatcaatatgattgctatttacaatataaatacattaatgtaactatgtcactcatctataattgatcgagtacaaaattctggggtatttttggtgaacatagggtatcaggccttggttcaggaaccaatcccccatttataacattgtttcttatgagaaaattggttccaagttacaacatttcaacttaagacccGGTTTCCAGAAACCAATTGtggtaagtccaaggactgcctgtactaacAATTGCTAGGATTGAAGAGGGACTTTTAAACTAAAAGATCAGCATGGACTTCCTGAACTACTGATGTTAGCACTCAGGAAAGACTGAACCTCCTTTTCCAGCCTTTATAATTTACTTTTCATTAACAAGTTCAGTATTTGAACCTTGCTGCATATTGTTCTGCGCTGACATTCTGTTTAAACTAGCAGAACCTCCCTATGTATTGAATACGGCTTTCAGCCAGACTGAGTAGCCAAACACAAGGAGCTCAAACACTTTCCTGCCGTTTACAACAATGTTCTAAGTGCCCCAAGTTGACCCCCACTTTTGGCCCTTACTTCCCTTTACCACTCTCAAGTGGGGTGAAGGAACGGTTGGCTGGGATACACACTCTGTAAAGCCTTTCAAAAAAGTTTTTGCAACAACTGTAGGAAGTAGCCAAAGACAAATGCTCACCTAGTTCCAAATGAACCAAACCATCAAACTAGTAGCCACGTGGCACACTAGTTCTGTCACTACAGTGGAGGACACTACTGCTCCTATTAGCCACTTGCAAGAGTAGCGCATATAACACACCACTGCAAATCTATATCTCATTTTACAAACCAGGTTCAGCAGACAGAATATGCTAATTACCTGTTGTGTTGAACAATCCAAACACAAGCTGACAGAAGGGAAAAATACAGCATGAAAAGGCAGAACGAAGAGCAAAAATCTGGAGAAGACATGGCAGAAAGAAGAAACTATCCCACAAGCATGGATAGCATAACAAGATGGCATGAAGGTGAGGGCATGAGAAAAATGAAGGAAGCATCAAAGCCAAGTGATTGGGAATACAGAAAAGAGACAACAAAGGAAGTGACAACATTAGGAGTGTGGGATGATACAGGAGAACaggtggggaggaaagaggagagaTCCGAGatgatgttttctttctttctttcttttttgtttttttaaataaccccACAAGAGCCTGGAAGAGTCCCCAGAGAGAACAACCAGCCCACAACAACTTCAATGTAAGAAGCACAGCAGAGCACTGCACCTTTTTGAAACAGGGATCTTTTCGCATCGCCTGCCTGTGC
This genomic window contains:
- the PDHA1 gene encoding pyruvate dehydrogenase E1 component subunit alpha, somatic form, mitochondrial isoform X3, which produces MGAVSEVARVVVASRTYADFASEATFEIKKCDLHRLEEGPPVTAVLTREEGLHYYKTMQTIRRMELKADQLYKQKIIRGFCHLYDGQEACCVGLEAAIKPTDHLITAYRAHGYTFTRGTSVREILAELTGRKGGCAKGKGGSMHMYAKNFYGGNGIVGAQVPLGAGIALACKYFGKDEICLTLYGDGAANQGQVFETYNMAALWKLPCIFICENNRYGMGTSVERAAASTDYYKRGDYIPGLRIDGMDLLCVREATKFAAEHCRSGKGPILMELQTYRYHGHSMSDPGVSYRTREEIQEVRSKSDPITLLKDRMVNNNLASVEELKEIDVEVRKEIEEAAQFATTDPEPPLEELSNHIYCNDPPFEVRGPNQWIRYKSAC